In Pelmatolapia mariae isolate MD_Pm_ZW linkage group LG8, Pm_UMD_F_2, whole genome shotgun sequence, one genomic interval encodes:
- the patl2 gene encoding protein PAT1 homolog 2 isoform X3 has protein sequence MSDSEQQHDVVQVYEPQWPENGEDWSDGEGGTDMDSGLLQAMAEEDEEINVHNEETFGMDLDANGTTEESSSSLQFGEPPPPPPPPPPPATPPPPQPKPRSPRRAPSPPRQKLQYFPRAFSRQRGRSRGQRGALGRGQMFEDPAVMRIIEGRPSLKSLDSAIVDCGTTMYQRPFEDDMMMPSYRKTRRTSGSILEDSAIVCVIGHRGRGQHLNSNFVDLPYSAGPLYGVRRGESRGLYSRRQFGHRGPTQVYPPIVPRSPLFPRQPLTPRQHYNQQTRAFMFPPTHPCPSTPQTPKMMQLRFGANSPRPSPFYSPSSNPVRPFRYPGPATQLHPQHKRLLSQKQRLFQRKPDGWDPYCNLMTAKEKEWITRLQMIQLQSENPYLEDYYYQEYYRRIESKMAEEELGIRSKREPPKLTTPYVKKTDSYTPVVHIEGSLGQVAVSTCYSPRRAISAVHAVQPQGLLEDQKDTRLQRLDILNKIEKLFMVLLEVEETERMKTPLLSEAEERRLVEKIQRKVEHIYSQLQHHNPLESEGDFLPFLLVSKGKKLVARLLPFLKHDSALKILRVVTTNLPTLMSRDTDETLPVLYPPLRNVIGGLVFSQLIGVLKDLTSLESLTTYESLELACQNKFGLSLLYALLSQGEKLLSSGVPLEPSIGDFETWTDIIFQVAGQLSQCSLVEPLLLPSNLLTLFCRYLDKRTVHQLKSNMESVTGCLALPS, from the exons ATGAGTGACTCAGAGCAGCAACAC GATGTGGTGCAGGTGTACGAGCCGCAGTGGCCTGAGAATGGAGAGGACTGGAGTGATGGAGAAGGTGGGACGGATATGGACTCGGGGCTTCTGCAGGCCATGGCCGAGGAAGATGAGGAGATAAACGTCCACAATGAGGAGACGTTTGGGATGG ATTTGGATGCAAACGGGACCACAGAAGAGTCCAGCAGCAGCCTTCAGTTTGGAGAGCCGCCTCCGCCGCCgccgccaccaccaccacctgcaACACCCCCTCCCCCACAGCCCAAACCTCGGTCTCCCCGCAGAGCCCCGTCGCCTCCCCGACAGAAGCTGCAGTATTTTCCGCGGGCTTTCTCGAGGCAGCGTGGCAGAAGTAGGGGACAGAGAGGAGCTCTGGGCAGGGGGCAGATGTTTGAAGACCCAGCTGTGATGAGAATAATCGAGGGCCGACCGAGCCTTAAG AGTCTTGACAGTGCCATAGTGGACTGCGGGACCACCATGTACCAGCGTCCCTTTGAGGATGAT ATGATGATGCCCTCTTACAGAAAAACCAGAAGAACCTCAGGATCCATACTTGAG GACAGTGCTATAGTGTGTGTAATTGGGCACAGAGGTAGAGGTCAGCACCTGAACTCCAACTTTGTTGACTTGCCGTACTCCGCCGGGCCTCTTTATGGGGTCAGGCGAGGGGAATCCAGAGGATTGTACTCCAGAAGACAGTTTGGCCATCGAGGACCCACTCAG gtGTACCCACCCATAGTACCAAGATCCCCCCTCTTCCCACGTCAGCCACTGACCCCACGCCAGCATTACAATCAG CAGACCAGGGCATTCATGTTTCCTCCAACCCACCCCTGCCCCTCGACGCCTCAGACTCCCAAAATGATGCAACTTCGCTTCGGAGCCAACTCACCAAGGCCGTCCCCCTTTTACAGCCCCTCCTCTAATCCAGTACGGCCTTTCAG GTACCCTGGTCCAGCCACACAGCTCCATCCCCAACACAAACGACTGCTTAGTCAAAAACAGCGGTTATTCCAAAG AAAGCCAGACGGCTGGGATCCGTACTGTAACCTCATGACGGCCAAAGAGAAGGAGTGGATCACCCGGCTGCAGATGATCCAGCTGCAAAGTGAGAATCCTTACCTTGAAGACTACTACTATCAG GAGTACTATCGTCGAATAGAATCAAAGATGGCCGAAGAGGAGTTGGGCATCAGGAGCAAGAGGGAGCCACCTAAGCTCACCACGCCTTACGTCAAAAAAACAGACTCCTACACACCGG TGGTGCACATTGAAGGCTCTTTGGGTCAAGTTGCAGTTTCCACGTGTTACTCTCCTCGCCGAGCCATCAGTGCTGTTCATGCAGTCCAGCCTCAGGGTCTGCTTGAG GATCAGAAAGACACCAGACTACAGCGATTAGACATCCTTAACAAAATAGAAAAG TTGTTCATGGTTCTGTTAGAGGTGGAGGAAACGGAGAGGATGAAAACTCCATTGTTGTCTGAAGCAGAAGAAAGGAGGTTGGTGGAGAAGATTCAGAGGAAAGTGGAGCACATCTACTCCCAGCTGCAGCACCACAATCCCCT GGAATCGGAAGGGGACTTCCTTCCTTTTCTGCTCGTCTCCAAAGGCAAAAAGCTCGTCGCCCGTCTGCTGCCGTTCTTGAAACACGATTCTGCACTAAAAATCTTGCGTGTTGTCACCACTAACCTACCAACACTGATGAGCAGAGACACAGACGAG ACCCTTCCAGTGCTTTACCCACCTCTTCGAAATGTGATCGGTGGGCTGGTGTTCAGTCAGCTCATTGGCGTCCTTAAAGATCTGACCTCTTTGGAGTCTCTAACGACATACGAGTCTCTTGAGCTGGCATGTCAGAACAAG TTCGGACTGTCCTTGCTGTACGCTCTGCTCTCCCAAGGAGAGAAGCTGCTGTCCTCGGGTGTTCCTCTGGAGCCCAGCATCGGGGACTTTGAGACCTG GACTGACATCATATTCCAGGTGGCAGGACAACTATCCCAGTGTTCGCTGGTGGAGCCGCTCCTTCTGCCCTCAAACCTGCTCACTCTCTTCTGCCGTTACCTGGACAAGCGTACGGTGCATCAGCTGAAAAGCAACATGGA GTCTGTTACTGGATGCCTGGCTCTTCCATCTTAA
- the patl2 gene encoding protein PAT1 homolog 2 isoform X2, whose amino-acid sequence MSDSEQQHDVVQVYEPQWPENGEDWSDGEGGTDMDSGLLQAMAEEDEEINVHNEETFGMDLDANGTTEESSSSLQFGEPPPPPPPPPPPATPPPPQPKPRSPRRAPSPPRQKLQYFPRAFSRQRGRSRGQRGALGRGQMFEDPAVMRIIEGRPSLKSLDSAIVDCGTTMYQRPFEDDMMMPSYRKTRRTSGSILEDSAIVCVIGHRGRGQHLNSNFVDLPYSAGPLYGVRRGESRGLYSRRQFGHRGPTQVYPPIVPRSPLFPRQPLTPRQHYNQTRAFMFPPTHPCPSTPQTPKMMQLRFGANSPRPSPFYSPSSNPVRPFSRYPGPATQLHPQHKRLLSQKQRLFQRKPDGWDPYCNLMTAKEKEWITRLQMIQLQSENPYLEDYYYQEYYRRIESKMAEEELGIRSKREPPKLTTPYVKKTDSYTPVVHIEGSLGQVAVSTCYSPRRAISAVHAVQPQGLLEDQKDTRLQRLDILNKIEKLFMVLLEVEETERMKTPLLSEAEERRLVEKIQRKVEHIYSQLQHHNPLESEGDFLPFLLVSKGKKLVARLLPFLKHDSALKILRVVTTNLPTLMSRDTDETLPVLYPPLRNVIGGLVFSQLIGVLKDLTSLESLTTYESLELACQNKFGLSLLYALLSQGEKLLSSGVPLEPSIGDFETWTDIIFQVAGQLSQCSLVEPLLLPSNLLTLFCRYLDKRTVHQLKSNMESVTGCLALPS is encoded by the exons ATGAGTGACTCAGAGCAGCAACAC GATGTGGTGCAGGTGTACGAGCCGCAGTGGCCTGAGAATGGAGAGGACTGGAGTGATGGAGAAGGTGGGACGGATATGGACTCGGGGCTTCTGCAGGCCATGGCCGAGGAAGATGAGGAGATAAACGTCCACAATGAGGAGACGTTTGGGATGG ATTTGGATGCAAACGGGACCACAGAAGAGTCCAGCAGCAGCCTTCAGTTTGGAGAGCCGCCTCCGCCGCCgccgccaccaccaccacctgcaACACCCCCTCCCCCACAGCCCAAACCTCGGTCTCCCCGCAGAGCCCCGTCGCCTCCCCGACAGAAGCTGCAGTATTTTCCGCGGGCTTTCTCGAGGCAGCGTGGCAGAAGTAGGGGACAGAGAGGAGCTCTGGGCAGGGGGCAGATGTTTGAAGACCCAGCTGTGATGAGAATAATCGAGGGCCGACCGAGCCTTAAG AGTCTTGACAGTGCCATAGTGGACTGCGGGACCACCATGTACCAGCGTCCCTTTGAGGATGAT ATGATGATGCCCTCTTACAGAAAAACCAGAAGAACCTCAGGATCCATACTTGAG GACAGTGCTATAGTGTGTGTAATTGGGCACAGAGGTAGAGGTCAGCACCTGAACTCCAACTTTGTTGACTTGCCGTACTCCGCCGGGCCTCTTTATGGGGTCAGGCGAGGGGAATCCAGAGGATTGTACTCCAGAAGACAGTTTGGCCATCGAGGACCCACTCAG gtGTACCCACCCATAGTACCAAGATCCCCCCTCTTCCCACGTCAGCCACTGACCCCACGCCAGCATTACAATCAG ACCAGGGCATTCATGTTTCCTCCAACCCACCCCTGCCCCTCGACGCCTCAGACTCCCAAAATGATGCAACTTCGCTTCGGAGCCAACTCACCAAGGCCGTCCCCCTTTTACAGCCCCTCCTCTAATCCAGTACGGCCTTTCAG TAGGTACCCTGGTCCAGCCACACAGCTCCATCCCCAACACAAACGACTGCTTAGTCAAAAACAGCGGTTATTCCAAAG AAAGCCAGACGGCTGGGATCCGTACTGTAACCTCATGACGGCCAAAGAGAAGGAGTGGATCACCCGGCTGCAGATGATCCAGCTGCAAAGTGAGAATCCTTACCTTGAAGACTACTACTATCAG GAGTACTATCGTCGAATAGAATCAAAGATGGCCGAAGAGGAGTTGGGCATCAGGAGCAAGAGGGAGCCACCTAAGCTCACCACGCCTTACGTCAAAAAAACAGACTCCTACACACCGG TGGTGCACATTGAAGGCTCTTTGGGTCAAGTTGCAGTTTCCACGTGTTACTCTCCTCGCCGAGCCATCAGTGCTGTTCATGCAGTCCAGCCTCAGGGTCTGCTTGAG GATCAGAAAGACACCAGACTACAGCGATTAGACATCCTTAACAAAATAGAAAAG TTGTTCATGGTTCTGTTAGAGGTGGAGGAAACGGAGAGGATGAAAACTCCATTGTTGTCTGAAGCAGAAGAAAGGAGGTTGGTGGAGAAGATTCAGAGGAAAGTGGAGCACATCTACTCCCAGCTGCAGCACCACAATCCCCT GGAATCGGAAGGGGACTTCCTTCCTTTTCTGCTCGTCTCCAAAGGCAAAAAGCTCGTCGCCCGTCTGCTGCCGTTCTTGAAACACGATTCTGCACTAAAAATCTTGCGTGTTGTCACCACTAACCTACCAACACTGATGAGCAGAGACACAGACGAG ACCCTTCCAGTGCTTTACCCACCTCTTCGAAATGTGATCGGTGGGCTGGTGTTCAGTCAGCTCATTGGCGTCCTTAAAGATCTGACCTCTTTGGAGTCTCTAACGACATACGAGTCTCTTGAGCTGGCATGTCAGAACAAG TTCGGACTGTCCTTGCTGTACGCTCTGCTCTCCCAAGGAGAGAAGCTGCTGTCCTCGGGTGTTCCTCTGGAGCCCAGCATCGGGGACTTTGAGACCTG GACTGACATCATATTCCAGGTGGCAGGACAACTATCCCAGTGTTCGCTGGTGGAGCCGCTCCTTCTGCCCTCAAACCTGCTCACTCTCTTCTGCCGTTACCTGGACAAGCGTACGGTGCATCAGCTGAAAAGCAACATGGA GTCTGTTACTGGATGCCTGGCTCTTCCATCTTAA
- the patl2 gene encoding protein PAT1 homolog 2 isoform X1 translates to MSDSEQQHDVVQVYEPQWPENGEDWSDGEGGTDMDSGLLQAMAEEDEEINVHNEETFGMDLDANGTTEESSSSLQFGEPPPPPPPPPPPATPPPPQPKPRSPRRAPSPPRQKLQYFPRAFSRQRGRSRGQRGALGRGQMFEDPAVMRIIEGRPSLKSLDSAIVDCGTTMYQRPFEDDMMMPSYRKTRRTSGSILEDSAIVCVIGHRGRGQHLNSNFVDLPYSAGPLYGVRRGESRGLYSRRQFGHRGPTQVYPPIVPRSPLFPRQPLTPRQHYNQQTRAFMFPPTHPCPSTPQTPKMMQLRFGANSPRPSPFYSPSSNPVRPFSRYPGPATQLHPQHKRLLSQKQRLFQRKPDGWDPYCNLMTAKEKEWITRLQMIQLQSENPYLEDYYYQEYYRRIESKMAEEELGIRSKREPPKLTTPYVKKTDSYTPVVHIEGSLGQVAVSTCYSPRRAISAVHAVQPQGLLEDQKDTRLQRLDILNKIEKLFMVLLEVEETERMKTPLLSEAEERRLVEKIQRKVEHIYSQLQHHNPLESEGDFLPFLLVSKGKKLVARLLPFLKHDSALKILRVVTTNLPTLMSRDTDETLPVLYPPLRNVIGGLVFSQLIGVLKDLTSLESLTTYESLELACQNKFGLSLLYALLSQGEKLLSSGVPLEPSIGDFETWTDIIFQVAGQLSQCSLVEPLLLPSNLLTLFCRYLDKRTVHQLKSNMESVTGCLALPS, encoded by the exons ATGAGTGACTCAGAGCAGCAACAC GATGTGGTGCAGGTGTACGAGCCGCAGTGGCCTGAGAATGGAGAGGACTGGAGTGATGGAGAAGGTGGGACGGATATGGACTCGGGGCTTCTGCAGGCCATGGCCGAGGAAGATGAGGAGATAAACGTCCACAATGAGGAGACGTTTGGGATGG ATTTGGATGCAAACGGGACCACAGAAGAGTCCAGCAGCAGCCTTCAGTTTGGAGAGCCGCCTCCGCCGCCgccgccaccaccaccacctgcaACACCCCCTCCCCCACAGCCCAAACCTCGGTCTCCCCGCAGAGCCCCGTCGCCTCCCCGACAGAAGCTGCAGTATTTTCCGCGGGCTTTCTCGAGGCAGCGTGGCAGAAGTAGGGGACAGAGAGGAGCTCTGGGCAGGGGGCAGATGTTTGAAGACCCAGCTGTGATGAGAATAATCGAGGGCCGACCGAGCCTTAAG AGTCTTGACAGTGCCATAGTGGACTGCGGGACCACCATGTACCAGCGTCCCTTTGAGGATGAT ATGATGATGCCCTCTTACAGAAAAACCAGAAGAACCTCAGGATCCATACTTGAG GACAGTGCTATAGTGTGTGTAATTGGGCACAGAGGTAGAGGTCAGCACCTGAACTCCAACTTTGTTGACTTGCCGTACTCCGCCGGGCCTCTTTATGGGGTCAGGCGAGGGGAATCCAGAGGATTGTACTCCAGAAGACAGTTTGGCCATCGAGGACCCACTCAG gtGTACCCACCCATAGTACCAAGATCCCCCCTCTTCCCACGTCAGCCACTGACCCCACGCCAGCATTACAATCAG CAGACCAGGGCATTCATGTTTCCTCCAACCCACCCCTGCCCCTCGACGCCTCAGACTCCCAAAATGATGCAACTTCGCTTCGGAGCCAACTCACCAAGGCCGTCCCCCTTTTACAGCCCCTCCTCTAATCCAGTACGGCCTTTCAG TAGGTACCCTGGTCCAGCCACACAGCTCCATCCCCAACACAAACGACTGCTTAGTCAAAAACAGCGGTTATTCCAAAG AAAGCCAGACGGCTGGGATCCGTACTGTAACCTCATGACGGCCAAAGAGAAGGAGTGGATCACCCGGCTGCAGATGATCCAGCTGCAAAGTGAGAATCCTTACCTTGAAGACTACTACTATCAG GAGTACTATCGTCGAATAGAATCAAAGATGGCCGAAGAGGAGTTGGGCATCAGGAGCAAGAGGGAGCCACCTAAGCTCACCACGCCTTACGTCAAAAAAACAGACTCCTACACACCGG TGGTGCACATTGAAGGCTCTTTGGGTCAAGTTGCAGTTTCCACGTGTTACTCTCCTCGCCGAGCCATCAGTGCTGTTCATGCAGTCCAGCCTCAGGGTCTGCTTGAG GATCAGAAAGACACCAGACTACAGCGATTAGACATCCTTAACAAAATAGAAAAG TTGTTCATGGTTCTGTTAGAGGTGGAGGAAACGGAGAGGATGAAAACTCCATTGTTGTCTGAAGCAGAAGAAAGGAGGTTGGTGGAGAAGATTCAGAGGAAAGTGGAGCACATCTACTCCCAGCTGCAGCACCACAATCCCCT GGAATCGGAAGGGGACTTCCTTCCTTTTCTGCTCGTCTCCAAAGGCAAAAAGCTCGTCGCCCGTCTGCTGCCGTTCTTGAAACACGATTCTGCACTAAAAATCTTGCGTGTTGTCACCACTAACCTACCAACACTGATGAGCAGAGACACAGACGAG ACCCTTCCAGTGCTTTACCCACCTCTTCGAAATGTGATCGGTGGGCTGGTGTTCAGTCAGCTCATTGGCGTCCTTAAAGATCTGACCTCTTTGGAGTCTCTAACGACATACGAGTCTCTTGAGCTGGCATGTCAGAACAAG TTCGGACTGTCCTTGCTGTACGCTCTGCTCTCCCAAGGAGAGAAGCTGCTGTCCTCGGGTGTTCCTCTGGAGCCCAGCATCGGGGACTTTGAGACCTG GACTGACATCATATTCCAGGTGGCAGGACAACTATCCCAGTGTTCGCTGGTGGAGCCGCTCCTTCTGCCCTCAAACCTGCTCACTCTCTTCTGCCGTTACCTGGACAAGCGTACGGTGCATCAGCTGAAAAGCAACATGGA GTCTGTTACTGGATGCCTGGCTCTTCCATCTTAA
- the patl2 gene encoding protein PAT1 homolog 2 isoform X4, with protein MSDSEQQHDVVQVYEPQWPENGEDWSDGEGGTDMDSGLLQAMAEEDEEINVHNEETFGMDLDANGTTEESSSSLQFGEPPPPPPPPPPPATPPPPQPKPRSPRRAPSPPRQKLQYFPRAFSRQRGRSRGQRGALGRGQMFEDPAVMRIIEGRPSLKSLDSAIVDCGTTMYQRPFEDDMMMPSYRKTRRTSGSILEDSAIVCVIGHRGRGQHLNSNFVDLPYSAGPLYGVRRGESRGLYSRRQFGHRGPTQVYPPIVPRSPLFPRQPLTPRQHYNQTRAFMFPPTHPCPSTPQTPKMMQLRFGANSPRPSPFYSPSSNPVRPFRYPGPATQLHPQHKRLLSQKQRLFQRKPDGWDPYCNLMTAKEKEWITRLQMIQLQSENPYLEDYYYQEYYRRIESKMAEEELGIRSKREPPKLTTPYVKKTDSYTPVVHIEGSLGQVAVSTCYSPRRAISAVHAVQPQGLLEDQKDTRLQRLDILNKIEKLFMVLLEVEETERMKTPLLSEAEERRLVEKIQRKVEHIYSQLQHHNPLESEGDFLPFLLVSKGKKLVARLLPFLKHDSALKILRVVTTNLPTLMSRDTDETLPVLYPPLRNVIGGLVFSQLIGVLKDLTSLESLTTYESLELACQNKFGLSLLYALLSQGEKLLSSGVPLEPSIGDFETWTDIIFQVAGQLSQCSLVEPLLLPSNLLTLFCRYLDKRTVHQLKSNMESVTGCLALPS; from the exons ATGAGTGACTCAGAGCAGCAACAC GATGTGGTGCAGGTGTACGAGCCGCAGTGGCCTGAGAATGGAGAGGACTGGAGTGATGGAGAAGGTGGGACGGATATGGACTCGGGGCTTCTGCAGGCCATGGCCGAGGAAGATGAGGAGATAAACGTCCACAATGAGGAGACGTTTGGGATGG ATTTGGATGCAAACGGGACCACAGAAGAGTCCAGCAGCAGCCTTCAGTTTGGAGAGCCGCCTCCGCCGCCgccgccaccaccaccacctgcaACACCCCCTCCCCCACAGCCCAAACCTCGGTCTCCCCGCAGAGCCCCGTCGCCTCCCCGACAGAAGCTGCAGTATTTTCCGCGGGCTTTCTCGAGGCAGCGTGGCAGAAGTAGGGGACAGAGAGGAGCTCTGGGCAGGGGGCAGATGTTTGAAGACCCAGCTGTGATGAGAATAATCGAGGGCCGACCGAGCCTTAAG AGTCTTGACAGTGCCATAGTGGACTGCGGGACCACCATGTACCAGCGTCCCTTTGAGGATGAT ATGATGATGCCCTCTTACAGAAAAACCAGAAGAACCTCAGGATCCATACTTGAG GACAGTGCTATAGTGTGTGTAATTGGGCACAGAGGTAGAGGTCAGCACCTGAACTCCAACTTTGTTGACTTGCCGTACTCCGCCGGGCCTCTTTATGGGGTCAGGCGAGGGGAATCCAGAGGATTGTACTCCAGAAGACAGTTTGGCCATCGAGGACCCACTCAG gtGTACCCACCCATAGTACCAAGATCCCCCCTCTTCCCACGTCAGCCACTGACCCCACGCCAGCATTACAATCAG ACCAGGGCATTCATGTTTCCTCCAACCCACCCCTGCCCCTCGACGCCTCAGACTCCCAAAATGATGCAACTTCGCTTCGGAGCCAACTCACCAAGGCCGTCCCCCTTTTACAGCCCCTCCTCTAATCCAGTACGGCCTTTCAG GTACCCTGGTCCAGCCACACAGCTCCATCCCCAACACAAACGACTGCTTAGTCAAAAACAGCGGTTATTCCAAAG AAAGCCAGACGGCTGGGATCCGTACTGTAACCTCATGACGGCCAAAGAGAAGGAGTGGATCACCCGGCTGCAGATGATCCAGCTGCAAAGTGAGAATCCTTACCTTGAAGACTACTACTATCAG GAGTACTATCGTCGAATAGAATCAAAGATGGCCGAAGAGGAGTTGGGCATCAGGAGCAAGAGGGAGCCACCTAAGCTCACCACGCCTTACGTCAAAAAAACAGACTCCTACACACCGG TGGTGCACATTGAAGGCTCTTTGGGTCAAGTTGCAGTTTCCACGTGTTACTCTCCTCGCCGAGCCATCAGTGCTGTTCATGCAGTCCAGCCTCAGGGTCTGCTTGAG GATCAGAAAGACACCAGACTACAGCGATTAGACATCCTTAACAAAATAGAAAAG TTGTTCATGGTTCTGTTAGAGGTGGAGGAAACGGAGAGGATGAAAACTCCATTGTTGTCTGAAGCAGAAGAAAGGAGGTTGGTGGAGAAGATTCAGAGGAAAGTGGAGCACATCTACTCCCAGCTGCAGCACCACAATCCCCT GGAATCGGAAGGGGACTTCCTTCCTTTTCTGCTCGTCTCCAAAGGCAAAAAGCTCGTCGCCCGTCTGCTGCCGTTCTTGAAACACGATTCTGCACTAAAAATCTTGCGTGTTGTCACCACTAACCTACCAACACTGATGAGCAGAGACACAGACGAG ACCCTTCCAGTGCTTTACCCACCTCTTCGAAATGTGATCGGTGGGCTGGTGTTCAGTCAGCTCATTGGCGTCCTTAAAGATCTGACCTCTTTGGAGTCTCTAACGACATACGAGTCTCTTGAGCTGGCATGTCAGAACAAG TTCGGACTGTCCTTGCTGTACGCTCTGCTCTCCCAAGGAGAGAAGCTGCTGTCCTCGGGTGTTCCTCTGGAGCCCAGCATCGGGGACTTTGAGACCTG GACTGACATCATATTCCAGGTGGCAGGACAACTATCCCAGTGTTCGCTGGTGGAGCCGCTCCTTCTGCCCTCAAACCTGCTCACTCTCTTCTGCCGTTACCTGGACAAGCGTACGGTGCATCAGCTGAAAAGCAACATGGA GTCTGTTACTGGATGCCTGGCTCTTCCATCTTAA